A single region of the Nocardioides sp. W7 genome encodes:
- the rpsR gene encoding 30S ribosomal protein S18, producing MSARSVPRSRPGGTKRRKPLLAPDVAHVDYKDTALLRTFISDRGKIRSRRVTGLTPQQQRAVTRAIKNARELALLPYTHLRPEGTT from the coding sequence ATGAGCGCGCGGTCGGTGCCGCGGTCGCGCCCAGGCGGCACGAAGCGGCGCAAGCCGCTCCTGGCCCCCGACGTCGCGCACGTCGACTACAAGGACACCGCGCTCCTGCGCACGTTCATCTCCGACCGGGGCAAGATCCGCTCCCGCCGCGTCACCGGTCTCACTCCACAGCAGCAACGTGCCGTCACTCGGGCGATCAAGAACGCCCGCGAGCTGGCCCTCCTCCCCTACACCCACCTCCGACCGGAAGGCACGACATGA
- the ykgO gene encoding type B 50S ribosomal protein L36, with the protein MKVRNSIRSLKNQPGSQVVRRRGRIYVINKQNPRLKARQG; encoded by the coding sequence ATGAAGGTCCGCAACTCGATCCGCTCCCTGAAGAACCAGCCCGGCTCCCAGGTCGTCCGCAGACGAGGCCGCATCTACGTCATCAACAAGCAGAACCCCCGTCTCAAGGCCCGCCAGGGCTGA
- the rpmF gene encoding 50S ribosomal protein L32: MAVPKRKTSRSNTRHRRSQWKATPVDLVPVTVDGLVHHVPRPLVRAVERGYVDPTTGARR; the protein is encoded by the coding sequence GTGGCCGTCCCGAAGCGCAAGACCTCACGCAGCAACACCCGACACCGCCGCTCGCAATGGAAGGCCACGCCCGTCGATCTGGTGCCCGTCACGGTCGACGGCCTGGTCCATCATGTCCCGCGCCCGCTCGTCCGTGCCGTCGAGCGCGGGTACGTCGACCCGACGACCGGGGCACGCCGATGA
- the rpsN gene encoding 30S ribosomal protein S14, translating into MAKKSKIVANERRKQIVARYAERRAGLKERVRTAATAEERDAAVRALGRMPRDASPVRVRNRDQVDGRPRGYVGKVGLSRINLRTLAHRGELPGMTKSSW; encoded by the coding sequence ATGGCCAAGAAGTCCAAGATCGTCGCCAACGAGCGACGCAAGCAGATCGTCGCCCGGTACGCCGAGCGCCGGGCCGGGCTGAAGGAACGGGTGCGCACCGCCGCCACCGCCGAGGAACGCGACGCCGCCGTACGAGCGCTCGGCCGGATGCCGCGAGACGCCAGCCCGGTCCGGGTCCGCAACCGCGACCAGGTCGACGGCCGACCACGCGGCTACGTCGGCAAGGTCGGGCTCTCACGCATCAACCTGCGCACGCTCGCCCACCGTGGCGAGCTGCCCGGCATGACCAAGTCGTCCTGGTGA
- a CDS encoding DUF1490 family protein — MMTGFVAKAGSTILTGLVGAATYDGAKKALSGGTAREGAVVALAWGLRGQRRAEVGAEQVRLVTGDLVAEARARVGEQAPPPGAADLVHDHDH; from the coding sequence ATGATGACCGGCTTCGTAGCCAAGGCCGGCTCCACCATTCTCACCGGGCTCGTCGGCGCGGCGACCTACGACGGCGCGAAGAAGGCGCTGTCCGGCGGGACCGCTCGTGAGGGCGCGGTCGTTGCGCTCGCTTGGGGTCTGCGCGGCCAGCGCCGCGCCGAGGTCGGCGCCGAGCAGGTCCGCCTGGTCACCGGCGACCTGGTCGCCGAGGCCCGGGCCCGGGTCGGCGAACAGGCACCGCCCCCGGGCGCGGCCGACCTCGTCCATGACCACGACCACTGA
- the rpmB gene encoding 50S ribosomal protein L28, with product MARVCQVTGATPGFGHHVSHSHRRTKRRFDVNIQSKRYWVPSLGHQVTLTLSARGIKTVDQRGIEAVVAQLRSRGVRL from the coding sequence ATGGCTCGCGTCTGCCAGGTCACCGGAGCCACCCCCGGCTTCGGGCACCATGTCTCGCACTCCCACCGCCGCACGAAGCGACGCTTCGACGTCAACATCCAGTCCAAGCGCTACTGGGTCCCCAGCCTGGGCCACCAGGTCACCCTGACCCTGAGCGCCCGGGGCATCAAGACGGTCGACCAGCGCGGCATCGAGGCCGTCGTCGCCCAGCTGCGCTCCCGAGGGGTCAGGCTCTGA
- the rpmG gene encoding 50S ribosomal protein L33 has protein sequence MSRKGSDLRPIVKLRSTAGTGYTYVTKKNRRNDPERLVLRRYDPRVRRHVDFREER, from the coding sequence ATGTCCAGGAAGGGCAGCGACCTCCGACCCATCGTGAAGCTCCGTTCCACCGCCGGCACGGGCTACACCTACGTCACCAAGAAGAACCGGCGCAACGACCCCGAGCGACTCGTGCTGCGCAGGTACGACCCCCGGGTCCGCCGGCACGTCGATTTCCGCGAGGAGCGCTGA
- a CDS encoding GTP-binding protein, with amino-acid sequence MARPDAHLLVGFERLDGAELVSRRFSQARRDTWRYPAHEQQLPDLGAGHAWRIDLSSPRPFHPERLLDHIETLADGPFRSRGCFWVPTRPQDALEWSGAGGQLSIGAYSTWGRRTPRTRLIFTGTGAPPAGLEGAFERLLLAPEEALLRRRSWDVLEDGLEPWLGDIHDLA; translated from the coding sequence TTGGCCCGCCCGGACGCCCACCTGCTCGTCGGCTTCGAACGCCTCGACGGCGCGGAACTCGTCTCGCGACGCTTCAGCCAGGCCCGTCGCGACACCTGGCGCTACCCGGCGCACGAGCAGCAGCTGCCCGACCTCGGCGCCGGGCACGCCTGGCGGATCGACCTGTCCTCCCCCCGCCCGTTCCACCCCGAGCGACTGCTCGACCACATCGAGACCCTCGCCGACGGCCCCTTCCGATCCCGTGGCTGCTTCTGGGTCCCCACCCGCCCGCAGGATGCTCTCGAATGGTCGGGGGCCGGCGGGCAGCTCAGCATCGGGGCCTACAGCACCTGGGGCCGCCGCACTCCCCGGACCCGACTGATCTTCACCGGGACCGGCGCGCCGCCCGCTGGCCTGGAGGGGGCGTTCGAGCGGCTTCTCCTCGCACCGGAGGAAGCGCTCCTGCGACGCCGCTCGTGGGACGTGCTGGAGGACGGTCTCGAGCCCTGGCTCGGCGACATCCACGACCTCGCCTGA
- a CDS encoding sortase: MLGHVGWQTYGTTWLAEGRHAATVADLTAAWRTGEDTVATDAGPSRAVVRIPRFGASYAVPVVEGTADDALSSGFGHFVGSAGPGGVGNYALAGHRITRGEPLRRMAELRRGDEVVVSTRDADLVYELLTDGDELELPLAETWVLDDTPTNPDGGPQPPRGVGQRLLTLTTCADLFHSEDRFVAFAVLTETRPVDAR, from the coding sequence GTGCTGGGACATGTCGGTTGGCAGACCTACGGCACCACCTGGTTGGCCGAGGGCCGGCACGCGGCCACGGTCGCCGACCTCACCGCGGCCTGGCGCACGGGCGAGGACACCGTCGCCACCGATGCCGGCCCGTCGCGGGCGGTCGTCCGCATCCCGCGGTTCGGCGCCTCCTACGCCGTCCCGGTCGTCGAGGGCACGGCCGACGACGCGCTGTCCTCCGGCTTCGGGCACTTCGTCGGGTCCGCCGGTCCCGGCGGGGTGGGCAACTACGCGCTCGCGGGCCACCGCATCACCCGCGGCGAGCCGCTGCGGCGGATGGCCGAGCTGCGGCGCGGCGACGAGGTGGTCGTCAGCACCCGCGACGCCGACCTCGTCTACGAGCTCCTCACGGACGGCGACGAACTGGAGCTGCCCCTCGCCGAGACCTGGGTGCTCGACGACACACCGACCAACCCCGACGGCGGGCCCCAACCGCCTCGGGGCGTCGGCCAGCGGCTGCTCACCCTCACGACGTGCGCCGACCTCTTCCACTCCGAGGACCGCTTCGTGGCGTTCGCCGTCCTCACCGAGACCCGACCCGTCGACGCGCGGTGA